Proteins encoded within one genomic window of Parolsenella massiliensis:
- a CDS encoding phosphate ABC transporter ATP-binding protein, which produces MRAAQGAEPAAGAALGHLIETRDVTVRYDHTKEALHPTSLSFDAGTVTALIGPSGCGKSTFLRCLNLMNREIARCDIGGQILYHGRDINTREENLFELRRSIGMVFQQPTPFRKSIRENILFAPKRHGRVTSREQGDELVERTLRQAALWDEVRDKLDRSGLGLSGGQQQRLCIARTLAMDPDVVLFDEPCSALDPISTFTVEQTIRAIADAGICVAIVTHNMEQATRVSDRTAFFYMGDMVEVGATKQIFMAPKDQRLADYLSGRFG; this is translated from the coding sequence ATGCGTGCCGCCCAGGGCGCCGAGCCCGCCGCTGGTGCCGCCTTAGGTCACCTGATCGAGACCCGCGACGTCACCGTGCGCTACGACCACACCAAGGAGGCCCTGCACCCCACGAGCCTTTCCTTTGACGCCGGCACCGTCACGGCGCTCATCGGCCCGTCGGGCTGTGGCAAGTCTACCTTCCTGCGCTGCCTCAACCTCATGAACCGCGAGATCGCCCGCTGCGACATCGGCGGCCAGATTCTCTACCACGGCCGCGACATCAACACGCGCGAGGAGAACCTCTTCGAGCTGCGCCGCTCCATCGGCATGGTGTTCCAGCAGCCCACGCCGTTCAGGAAGTCCATCCGCGAGAACATCCTGTTCGCGCCCAAGCGCCACGGCCGCGTGACCAGCCGCGAGCAGGGTGACGAGCTCGTGGAGCGCACGCTTCGCCAGGCGGCGCTGTGGGACGAGGTCAGAGACAAGCTCGACCGCAGCGGCTTGGGGCTTTCCGGTGGCCAGCAGCAGCGCCTGTGCATCGCCCGCACGCTCGCGATGGACCCCGACGTCGTGCTGTTCGACGAGCCGTGCTCCGCGCTCGACCCCATCTCCACGTTCACCGTGGAGCAGACGATCCGCGCCATCGCCGACGCCGGCATCTGCGTGGCCATCGTGACGCACAACATGGAGCAGGCCACGCGCGTCTCGGACCGCACGGCGTTCTTCTACATGGGAGACATGGTCGAGGTGGGCGCCACGAAGCAGATCTTCATGGCGCCGAAGGACCAGCGTCTCGCCGACTACCTGAGCGGAAGGTTTGGCTGA
- the pstA gene encoding phosphate ABC transporter permease PstA, with translation MDSVATPEERVTGSAAEPGRAAAPAPDVDLDAHARRIGRQDRIATGVLTAIAALVLLILAAIVAFILVKGLWKVFQPGFLVNDSADKVLPGIATQLFDSFYMLIITLLISLPVSLGAAIFLVEYAPDNWITTAASTAIETLSSLPSIVVGMFGSLFFVVVLGWGISIIAGALALTMFNIPILVRVIQQALADVPQSQRDAALAMGLTRWETTINVLLPAAMPAIVTGVVISAGRVFGEAAALIFTSGSAAARINFAAAITSPRSPWNIFRPAETLAVHIWKLKMEPTPGNDEIVWGTAAVLIICVLLFNVLARVAGRALARRLTSE, from the coding sequence ATGGATAGCGTCGCCACCCCCGAGGAGCGCGTGACCGGAAGCGCTGCCGAGCCTGGTCGCGCCGCCGCACCCGCGCCCGATGTCGACCTCGACGCCCACGCCCGCCGCATCGGTCGCCAGGACCGCATCGCCACCGGCGTGCTTACGGCCATCGCCGCGCTCGTGCTGCTCATCCTGGCCGCCATCGTGGCCTTCATCCTCGTGAAGGGCCTCTGGAAGGTCTTCCAGCCCGGATTTCTCGTGAACGACTCGGCCGACAAGGTGCTGCCCGGCATCGCCACGCAGCTGTTCGACTCGTTCTACATGCTTATCATCACGCTGCTCATCAGCCTGCCCGTGAGCCTGGGCGCCGCGATCTTCCTCGTGGAGTACGCGCCCGACAACTGGATCACCACGGCGGCCTCCACGGCCATCGAGACGCTCTCGAGCCTGCCGTCGATCGTCGTGGGCATGTTCGGCAGCCTGTTCTTCGTCGTGGTCCTGGGCTGGGGCATCTCCATCATCGCCGGCGCCCTGGCGCTCACGATGTTCAACATCCCCATCCTGGTGCGCGTCATCCAGCAGGCGTTGGCAGACGTCCCGCAGTCGCAGCGCGACGCCGCGCTCGCCATGGGCCTCACGCGCTGGGAGACCACGATCAACGTCTTGCTGCCGGCCGCCATGCCCGCCATCGTTACCGGCGTGGTCATCTCGGCGGGCCGCGTGTTCGGCGAGGCGGCCGCCCTCATCTTCACGTCGGGCTCGGCCGCGGCGCGCATCAACTTCGCCGCCGCCATCACGAGCCCCAGGAGCCCCTGGAACATCTTCCGCCCGGCCGAGACGCTGGCCGTGCACATCTGGAAGCTCAAGATGGAGCCCACGCCCGGCAACGACGAGATCGTGTGGGGCACGGCCGCGGTGCTCATCATCTGCGTGCTGCTGTTCAACGTGCTCGCCCGCGTGGCCGGGCGCGCCCTCGCGAGGAGGCTGACGAGCGAATGA
- the pstC gene encoding phosphate ABC transporter permease subunit PstC: MAKRLMPKRSLENVGLGLTGACVALVALVVVTLIVMVAEQGLTTFFADGVDFGSFITGQNWIPSDGRYGALPLIVGSFSVTLLSTVFALPIALGSAIFVVEVQPVFGRRVFQPLVELLVGIPSVVYGLIGLTVVNSAMRAIFGDAAGTGAGILSGAIVLAVMILPTVTTLSIDALAAVPNEYREGSYALGCTRWQTVCHVVLKSALPSLLTAVILGMTRAFGETLAVQMVIGGVEKAMPTGLLDPAATLTTALTSGLANATTGSVEYHALWSLGLLLMGMSLLFIVIIHVISKRGAKKNG, translated from the coding sequence ATGGCAAAGCGATTGATGCCAAAGCGCAGCCTGGAGAACGTGGGCCTCGGCCTCACGGGGGCGTGCGTCGCCCTCGTGGCCCTCGTCGTCGTGACGCTCATCGTCATGGTCGCCGAGCAGGGCCTCACCACGTTCTTCGCGGACGGCGTCGACTTTGGCAGCTTCATCACCGGGCAGAACTGGATTCCGTCCGACGGCCGCTACGGCGCGCTTCCCCTCATCGTGGGGTCGTTCTCCGTCACGCTGCTGTCCACCGTGTTCGCCCTGCCCATCGCGCTGGGCTCGGCCATCTTCGTCGTCGAGGTGCAGCCCGTGTTCGGCCGCCGCGTCTTCCAACCGCTCGTCGAGCTGCTTGTGGGCATCCCCTCGGTCGTCTACGGCCTCATCGGCCTCACGGTCGTCAACTCGGCGATGCGCGCGATCTTCGGCGACGCCGCCGGCACCGGCGCCGGCATCCTGTCGGGCGCCATCGTGCTCGCGGTTATGATCCTGCCCACGGTGACCACGCTGTCCATCGACGCACTGGCCGCCGTGCCCAACGAGTACCGCGAGGGCAGCTACGCGCTGGGCTGCACGCGCTGGCAGACCGTGTGCCACGTCGTGCTCAAGAGCGCGCTTCCCAGCCTGCTCACGGCCGTCATCCTGGGCATGACCCGCGCCTTTGGCGAGACGCTCGCCGTCCAGATGGTCATCGGCGGCGTCGAGAAGGCCATGCCCACCGGGCTTCTCGACCCGGCGGCCACGCTCACGACGGCGCTCACGAGCGGCCTTGCCAACGCCACGACCGGCTCGGTGGAGTACCACGCGCTGTGGAGCCTGGGCCTTCTGCTCATGGGCATGAGCCTGCTGTTCATCGTCATCATCCACGTTATCAGCAAGAGGGGAGCGAAGAAGAATGGATAG
- a CDS encoding phosphate ABC transporter substrate-binding protein, translated as MSKGMSRRQFLGMAGGLAAFAGLGLVGCGGSGSSAATEAASSAAADLSGSITCSGATSFQPLVEDAANAFMDANANVTITISGGGSGQGLSDVKDGKAQIGRSDIFAEEKLDAADAAKLVDNQVAVVGMGPVVNSDVDVDDLTTEQLKGIFTGEITDWSQVGGTAGPIQVINRKAGSGTRATFENAVLAGATVPDSFKPVAEEDSSGTVVEKLQQTAGAISYLAFSYFDDSKFKALKVDGVEPKSANVETGDFKIWSYEHMYVAAGADDVTKAFIDYMLSDDVQGKLVEEKGFIPLTGMKVKKDASGTISAA; from the coding sequence ATGAGCAAGGGTATGTCTCGTCGTCAGTTCCTCGGCATGGCCGGTGGCCTCGCTGCCTTCGCCGGCCTCGGCCTCGTTGGCTGCGGTGGTTCGGGCTCCTCCGCCGCCACGGAGGCCGCCTCGAGCGCTGCCGCCGACCTCTCCGGCTCCATCACCTGCTCGGGCGCCACGAGCTTCCAGCCGCTCGTCGAGGACGCCGCGAACGCCTTCATGGACGCGAACGCCAACGTCACCATCACCATCTCCGGCGGCGGCTCCGGCCAGGGTCTGTCCGACGTCAAGGACGGCAAGGCCCAGATCGGCCGCTCCGACATCTTCGCCGAGGAGAAGCTCGACGCCGCCGACGCCGCCAAGCTCGTCGACAACCAGGTGGCCGTCGTGGGTATGGGCCCGGTCGTGAACAGCGACGTCGACGTCGACGACCTCACCACCGAGCAGCTCAAGGGCATCTTCACCGGCGAGATCACGGACTGGAGCCAGGTGGGCGGCACGGCCGGCCCCATCCAGGTCATCAACCGCAAGGCCGGCTCCGGCACCCGCGCCACGTTCGAGAACGCCGTGCTCGCCGGCGCCACCGTGCCCGACTCCTTCAAGCCGGTTGCCGAGGAGGACTCCTCGGGCACCGTGGTCGAGAAGCTCCAGCAGACCGCCGGCGCCATCTCCTACCTGGCCTTCTCCTACTTCGATGACTCCAAGTTCAAGGCCCTCAAGGTCGACGGCGTGGAGCCCAAGAGCGCCAACGTCGAGACCGGTGACTTCAAGATCTGGTCCTACGAGCACATGTACGTCGCTGCGGGCGCCGACGACGTCACGAAGGCCTTCATCGACTACATGCTCTCCGACGACGTCCAGGGCAAGCTCGTCGAGGAGAAGGGCTTCATCCCTCTGACCGGCATGAAGGTCAAGAAGGACGCCTCCGGCACGATCAGCGCCGCCTAG
- a CDS encoding MarR family winged helix-turn-helix transcriptional regulator, whose protein sequence is METPEEGSGFAPCGRIEACPRPDVDDPFRPRWMDISDPDERRGAHIVDMLGFCGHYIHVNGGGRSGRAPIICALLKHGDAIPQRELMNMFDLKAGSLSEVLTKIERDGLIERTRDPQDRRQLIVRLTPEGHEQATAEQLDRERFRAEALCCLTDAEREQLEDMLARIKQHWKEIEPDMKGDCACKN, encoded by the coding sequence ATGGAAACACCAGAGGAAGGCAGTGGCTTTGCGCCGTGCGGGCGCATCGAGGCATGTCCGCGGCCAGACGTGGACGACCCGTTCCGCCCCCGCTGGATGGACATCAGCGACCCCGACGAGCGCCGGGGCGCCCACATCGTGGACATGCTCGGCTTCTGCGGGCACTACATCCACGTGAACGGCGGAGGCCGCTCGGGCCGCGCGCCCATCATCTGCGCGCTACTCAAGCACGGCGACGCCATCCCCCAGCGCGAGCTCATGAACATGTTCGACCTCAAGGCGGGCTCGCTGTCGGAGGTGCTCACCAAGATCGAGCGCGACGGCCTCATCGAGCGCACGCGCGACCCCCAGGACCGCCGCCAGCTCATCGTTCGCCTCACGCCGGAGGGCCACGAGCAGGCCACGGCCGAGCAGCTCGACCGCGAGCGGTTCCGCGCCGAGGCGCTCTGCTGCCTCACGGACGCCGAGCGCGAGCAGCTTGAGGACATGCTCGCACGCATCAAGCAGCACTGGAAGGAAATCGAGCCGGACATGAAGGGAGACTGTGCATGCAAGAACTAG
- a CDS encoding ABC transporter ATP-binding protein, protein MESIREYRGVTIATPLLVLGEVICEMAIPFLTANLIDQIKVGATVSQLLQPSGILVLLALCSLACGTAAGVTCSHASCGFAKNLRRDMFYNIQRFSFANIDEFSSSSLVTRLTTDINNVQQAFMMIIRIAVRSPLCLVFAFTMAAIMGGSLALVYALLLPLLGFGLFYIIYKVRPIFTRVFHKYDALNESVEENVTGMRVVKSYVREDYEKGKFARAAQDVCADFTRAEKLLAFNNPMMMFAVDLTWVVIIYFGSQVIITSNGTQFDVGQLSATFTYGFQILMSLMQLSMIFVMVTMADESAHRINEVLEAEPTIAAPADPVREVADGSIDFDHVSFKYSAHAERQALSDVDLHIKSGETIGVIGGTGSSKSTLVNLVARLYDATEGSVSVGGVDVRRYDLETLRTNVAMVLQKNVLFSGTIAENLRWGNENATDEEVREAAHLACADEFVDGFPKGYDTYIEQGGSNVSGGQKQRLCIARALLRHPKVLILDDSTSAVDTKTDASIREALATYLPTTTKIIIAQRTSSVEAADRIVVMEGGRIADVGTHAELMRRCAIYRETYTSQNKMGTEESDVEAAEAKADAALPDNAEKGGEAHE, encoded by the coding sequence ATGGAGAGCATCCGCGAGTATAGGGGCGTCACCATCGCCACGCCGCTGCTCGTCCTGGGCGAGGTCATCTGCGAGATGGCCATCCCCTTCCTCACGGCCAACCTCATCGACCAGATCAAGGTGGGCGCCACCGTTAGCCAGCTGCTGCAGCCTTCGGGCATCCTGGTGCTGCTCGCGCTGTGCTCGCTGGCGTGCGGAACGGCCGCGGGCGTTACGTGCAGCCACGCTAGCTGCGGGTTTGCCAAGAACCTGCGCCGCGACATGTTCTACAACATCCAGCGCTTCAGCTTCGCCAACATCGACGAGTTCTCCTCGAGCTCGCTCGTGACGCGCCTCACCACCGACATCAACAACGTCCAGCAGGCGTTCATGATGATCATCCGCATCGCCGTGCGCTCGCCTCTGTGCCTCGTGTTCGCCTTCACGATGGCGGCCATCATGGGAGGCTCGCTGGCCCTGGTGTACGCGCTTTTGCTGCCGCTTCTCGGCTTTGGCCTGTTTTACATCATCTACAAGGTGCGCCCCATCTTCACGCGCGTCTTCCACAAGTACGACGCCCTCAACGAGTCGGTCGAGGAGAACGTCACGGGCATGCGCGTGGTCAAGAGCTACGTGCGCGAGGACTACGAGAAGGGCAAGTTCGCCCGCGCCGCGCAGGACGTCTGCGCAGACTTCACGCGTGCCGAGAAGCTCCTGGCCTTCAACAACCCCATGATGATGTTCGCCGTTGACCTCACCTGGGTCGTCATCATCTACTTTGGCTCGCAGGTCATCATCACGAGCAACGGCACTCAGTTCGACGTGGGCCAGCTATCGGCCACCTTCACGTACGGCTTCCAGATTCTCATGAGCCTCATGCAGCTGTCCATGATCTTCGTCATGGTCACGATGGCCGACGAGAGCGCCCACCGCATCAACGAGGTCCTCGAGGCCGAGCCTACGATCGCCGCGCCCGCCGACCCCGTTCGCGAGGTGGCGGACGGCTCGATCGACTTCGACCACGTGAGCTTCAAGTACTCCGCGCACGCCGAGCGCCAGGCCCTCTCCGACGTGGACCTGCACATCAAGAGTGGCGAGACCATCGGCGTCATCGGCGGCACGGGCTCGTCGAAGTCCACGCTCGTGAACCTCGTGGCGCGCCTGTACGACGCCACCGAGGGCAGTGTCTCGGTGGGTGGCGTCGACGTGCGCCGCTACGACCTCGAGACGCTGCGTACGAACGTCGCCATGGTGCTGCAGAAGAACGTGCTGTTCAGCGGCACCATCGCCGAGAACCTGCGCTGGGGCAACGAGAACGCCACCGACGAGGAGGTCCGCGAGGCCGCCCACCTCGCCTGCGCCGACGAGTTCGTCGATGGCTTCCCCAAGGGCTACGACACCTACATCGAGCAGGGCGGCTCCAACGTCTCCGGCGGCCAGAAGCAGCGCCTGTGCATCGCGCGCGCCCTGCTGCGCCACCCCAAGGTCCTCATCCTCGACGACTCCACGAGCGCCGTGGACACCAAGACCGACGCGAGCATCCGCGAGGCGCTTGCCACCTACCTGCCCACGACCACGAAGATCATCATCGCCCAGCGCACCTCCTCGGTGGAGGCCGCGGACCGCATCGTCGTGATGGAGGGCGGCCGCATCGCCGACGTGGGCACCCACGCCGAGCTCATGCGCCGCTGCGCCATCTACCGCGAGACCTACACCTCGCAGAACAAGATGGGCACCGAGGAGTCCGACGTCGAGGCCGCCGAGGCCAAGGCGGACGCCGCGCTGCCCGACAATGCCGAGAAGGGAGGCGAGGCCCATGAGTAG